Proteins from a single region of Thunnus albacares chromosome 14, fThuAlb1.1, whole genome shotgun sequence:
- the lrrc73 gene encoding leucine-rich repeat-containing protein 73, whose amino-acid sequence MLPASIQITGEQLSAAEVQDICESLKEDSVRLLSVRGCQLSDRDFGRVCRSVAESRSLAQLNLNLGVVSSISRTRHLADALKTNRSLQTLFLHGNPLLDAGLVTLNAALTTHPALVCLDLGDCMLGDEALRLICGMLPPDGAKSGLRELTLSANPGISSKGWARLAIAVAHSSQLRVLNLDYNPLGDQIAGMLAVAVASSRTLEALDLEGTGLTNQSAQVFLDMVENYPTSLRVLVLSENDISPELQQQICDLLSEAEDEDDREAPPLQPGPASSSALLPIRDKYHPMRDKYQPIRNKYQPPAWLPHSNSSPQMVLLTSGLGESLLAETEM is encoded by the exons ATGCTGCCGGCCTCCATCCAGATCACGGGCGAGCAGCTGTCGGCAGCTGAGGTTCAGGACATCTGTGAGAGTCTGAAGGAGGACAGCGTCCGGCTGCTGTCCGTCCGCGGCTGCCAGCTCTCTGACCGGGACTTTGGACGCGTCTGCCGCAGCGTGGCGGAGTCTCGCTCGCTCGCTCAGCTCAACCTGAACCTGGGCGTGGTGTCCAGCATCAGCCGCACCCGACACCTGGCCGACGCCTTGAAGACCAACCGCTCCCTGCAGACGCTGTT TCTCCATGGAAACCCTCTGTTGGATGCCGGCCTGGTGACCCTGAACGCGGCCCTGACAACCCACCCGGCGCTGGTCTGTCTGGATCTGGGAGACTGCATGCTGGGAGACGAAGCGCTGCGTCTGATCTGTGGGATGCTGCCACCTGACGGAGCCAAGTCAG GTCTGAGGGAGCTGACGCTGAGCGCTAACCCAGGAATCAGCTCCAAAGGCTGGGCTCGACTCGCCATCGCTGTGGCTCACAGCTCGCAGCTCCGAGTGCTCAACCTGGACTACAACCCGCTGG GTGATCAGATTGCAGGGATGCTGGCGGTTGCCGTGGCGTCCAGTAGAACCCTGGAGGCACTGGACCTGGAGGGTACCGGACTCACCAACCAGTCAGCACAG GTGTTCTTGGACATGGTGGAGAACTACCCGACCAGCCTGCGGGTTCTGGTTCTGTCGGAGAACGACATCAgtcctgagctgcagcagcagatctGCGACCTGCTGTCTGAAGCAGAGGACGAAGACGACAGAGAGGCCCCGCCCCTCCAGCCAGGCCCCGCCTCCAGCAGCGCCCTGCTGCCAATCAGAGACAAGTATCACCCAATGAGAGACAAGTACCAACCAATCAGGAACAAGTACCAGCCCCCCGCCTGGCTCCCCCACAGCA ACTCCAGCCCCCAGATGGTCTTGCTGACATCAGGTCTAGGTGAGAGCTTATTGGCTGAGACTGAGATGTGA
- the mea1 gene encoding male-enhanced antigen 1, which translates to MEVLSSAMGPERVLPSSEDEDERPADGEMLPVGAVWSGGEEGAEMELDGEEEEEEEEVNSGGYYYQPLNQEPDGLNASAPPPEEEEEEEEEEEERGQAPSHAEQLQQVQQRIEVMGLHLPEAPPPDSDEEEDPEGAAAQRSHASIPMDADHVELVKRTMAAVALPSLGVPAWAKEISDDQWKDVVENAMQSRQSAAALRLNRRNNIN; encoded by the exons ATGGAAGTGTTGAGCTCAGCGATGGGACCGGAGAGAGTCTTACCGAGCTCTGAGGACGAGGACGAGCGTCCGGCTGACGGAGAGATGCTGCCGGTGGGGGCGGTGTGGAgcggggg ggaagagggggcgGAGATGGAGctggatggagaggaagaggaggaggaggaggaggtgaacaGTGGAGGATATTATTACCAACCTCTGAACCAGGAGCCCGACGGCCTGAATGCCTCCGCACCCCCgccggaggaggaggaggaggaggaagaggaggaagaagagcgGGGGCAGGCGCCCTCACACGctgagcagctgcagcaggtgcaGCAGAGGATAGAG GTGATGGGGCTGCACCTTCCTGAAGCTCCGCCTCCTGACAGTGACGAGGAGGAGGACCCTGAGGGGGCGGCGGCCCAGAGGAGCCACGCCTCCATCCCTATGGACGCAG ACCACGTGGAGCTGGTAAAGAGGACGATGGCGGCCGTGGCGTTACCGTCTCTTGGCGTGCCGGCGTGGGCCAAGGAGATCTCAGACGACCAGTGGAAGGACGTGGTCGAAAACGCGATGCAGAGCCGGCAGAGCGCCGCCGCCCTGCGGCTCAACCGCAGGAACAACATCAACTGA